The following proteins are encoded in a genomic region of Methanomicrobiales archaeon HGW-Methanomicrobiales-1:
- a CDS encoding succinate--CoA ligase subunit alpha, with protein MIYGDKKTGILVQGATGKQGEFHIGLMNSYAREVGGRGVVAGVTPGKGGQQVHGVPVYNTVREAMSEHDIGASVIFVPAGAAADAIMEEANAGIETIVCITEHIPVHDTMKAVAYARMQGSAVIGPNCPGLLSPGEVKMGIMPSGLFSRGNVGVISRSGTLTYEVVDELTRAGIGQSSVVGIGGDPVIGQTFVDVLKQFENDPQTKAVVLIGEVGGNLEEEGAKCTDLPIVAYIAGISAPPDKRMGHAGAIVEGGEGDARSKIARLKKNGVPVASRPSEIPDMVRKLFCGC; from the coding sequence ATGATCTACGGCGATAAGAAGACCGGCATTCTCGTGCAGGGAGCCACCGGCAAGCAGGGCGAGTTCCACATCGGGCTCATGAACTCGTACGCCCGCGAAGTTGGCGGCCGGGGCGTTGTTGCGGGTGTCACCCCCGGCAAGGGCGGCCAGCAGGTGCACGGCGTTCCGGTGTACAATACCGTCAGGGAAGCGATGAGCGAGCACGATATCGGGGCCAGTGTGATCTTTGTGCCGGCCGGCGCAGCAGCCGATGCGATCATGGAAGAGGCAAACGCCGGTATCGAAACGATCGTCTGCATCACGGAGCACATCCCCGTGCATGACACCATGAAGGCGGTCGCGTACGCCCGGATGCAGGGCTCTGCGGTCATTGGCCCCAACTGTCCCGGGCTCCTTTCGCCCGGCGAAGTGAAGATGGGGATCATGCCATCGGGATTATTCTCACGCGGGAATGTCGGTGTCATCTCCCGGAGCGGCACTCTCACGTATGAAGTCGTGGATGAGCTCACCCGGGCCGGCATCGGCCAGAGTTCCGTTGTCGGGATCGGTGGCGACCCGGTGATCGGCCAGACATTTGTAGACGTGCTCAAACAGTTCGAGAACGATCCGCAGACAAAGGCGGTCGTGCTGATTGGCGAAGTGGGTGGCAACCTCGAAGAGGAAGGAGCGAAATGCACTGACCTCCCGATTGTGGCCTACATCGCCGGCATCTCTGCTCCTCCAGACAAGCGGATGGGCCACGCGGGTGCAATCGTGGAGGGCGGCGAAGGCGATGCCCGGTCCAAGATTGCCCGGCTCAAGAAAAACGGCGTGCCGGTTGCATCCCGCCCCTCGGAGATTCCGGATATGGTCCGGAAGCTCTTCTGCGGGTGCTGA
- a CDS encoding ribonuclease II — protein MKHHRSIDLKAISYFAMQKYGFKPEFPKAVIREVNALHPDIPEAVKDGQDLRALLWSSIDNFDSEDLDQMEYCERGPGDEIQVKIAIADVDHYVPKHSQADQYASYNGTSVYTGIVTYPMLPDRLSKGISSLLPEQDCRAVVIEYAVLPDGSVRHGSLYRAIVANKAKLIYEEVGDWLEGAGPVPELIRDTRGLEAQVRLQHEAALRLKKFRTEQGALELETIEPEPIVKDGTIKDLIVQKKNLARNLIEEFMVAANGTTVAFLGAAGIPMIQRIVRIPKHWDGIMLTAEMYGEILPDKPDAKALTDFLSRRKEADPERFPDLSLTVVKLMGAGEYVPLDPAEEPIGHFALAVTDYTHGTAPNRRYVDLIIQRLVKTVLDKTESPYTLEELVSQSTWLTEKEKESKKVERFMRKAAAAVLLQDRIGTSFDALVTGASDKGTYVRLITPPAEGRVMQGQQGLRVGEKVRVRLLKTDPMNGYVDFACTGRA, from the coding sequence ATGAAACACCACCGTTCCATTGATCTTAAGGCCATCTCCTATTTTGCCATGCAGAAATACGGTTTCAAGCCCGAGTTTCCCAAAGCAGTTATCCGTGAAGTAAATGCGCTCCACCCGGATATCCCGGAGGCTGTCAAAGACGGGCAGGATCTCCGGGCCCTCCTCTGGTCATCGATCGATAACTTCGATTCTGAAGATCTTGACCAGATGGAATACTGCGAACGGGGACCGGGTGACGAAATCCAGGTCAAAATTGCGATTGCCGATGTGGATCACTATGTTCCCAAGCACTCGCAGGCCGACCAGTACGCGTCCTACAACGGCACTTCAGTGTATACGGGCATCGTCACCTACCCCATGCTGCCGGACCGGCTCTCGAAGGGCATCTCATCACTCCTGCCGGAACAGGACTGCCGGGCCGTAGTTATTGAGTACGCAGTGCTTCCCGATGGCAGTGTCCGTCACGGCAGCCTCTACCGGGCGATCGTTGCCAATAAGGCCAAGCTCATCTATGAAGAAGTCGGGGACTGGCTGGAAGGCGCCGGCCCGGTTCCCGAACTCATCCGGGACACTCGCGGGCTCGAGGCACAGGTGCGGCTGCAGCACGAGGCCGCACTCCGGTTAAAAAAATTCCGCACAGAACAGGGAGCACTTGAGCTCGAGACGATAGAACCCGAACCCATTGTTAAGGACGGTACCATAAAAGACCTCATTGTCCAGAAGAAGAACCTGGCACGGAACCTGATCGAGGAGTTCATGGTTGCCGCAAATGGCACCACGGTCGCATTCCTCGGAGCAGCAGGGATCCCGATGATCCAGCGCATTGTCCGCATCCCGAAACACTGGGATGGGATTATGCTTACCGCCGAAATGTACGGCGAGATCCTGCCCGACAAGCCGGATGCAAAGGCACTCACAGACTTCCTGAGCCGCCGGAAAGAAGCCGATCCGGAGCGCTTTCCCGACCTGTCGCTCACCGTGGTAAAACTGATGGGGGCCGGGGAATATGTCCCGCTCGATCCCGCAGAAGAACCGATCGGCCACTTCGCCCTTGCGGTCACCGATTACACGCACGGCACCGCCCCGAACCGGCGCTATGTAGATCTCATCATCCAGCGGCTGGTAAAGACCGTGCTCGACAAGACGGAGAGCCCCTACACCCTAGAAGAACTCGTCAGCCAGTCAACATGGCTCACCGAGAAAGAGAAAGAATCCAAGAAAGTCGAGCGGTTTATGCGCAAAGCCGCGGCTGCCGTGTTACTCCAGGACCGGATCGGCACCTCGTTCGATGCACTGGTCACCGGTGCCTCCGACAAGGGCACCTATGTCCGGCTGATCACTCCCCCGGCAGAAGGCAGGGTCATGCAGGGCCAGCAGGGCCTCAGGGTTGGCGAGAAAGTCCGGGTCAGGTTGCTCAAGACCGACCCGATGAACGGGTATGTCGACTTTGCCTGCACCGGCAGGGCGTAA
- a CDS encoding S-adenosylmethionine synthetase (catalyzes the formation of S-adenosylmethionine from methionine and ATP) has product MKRNIQIEALDQIPLEKQRIELVERKCLGHPDSLADGIAESISQALCKTYLEEFGVVLHHNTDQGEVVAGESRPKFGGGKMIRPIYVLLDGRATKQFNGVTIPADSVAVEAAHAYLHKILPELNLNRDLMVDCRLGTGSTDLRDVFKPSQGKTPRANDTSFGVGHAPFSEVETIIKAAAEYIDVKLRKKYPAIGQDIKIMGLRDGNTITLTIACAIVDKYCANIKEYKEYMVILNEEIVKIAKKTTKRKVVVHVNTADDIKKESVFLTVTGTSAEMGDDGSVGRGNRCNGLITPNRPMSMEATSGKNPINHIGKIYNLLSTQIATECVKKVDGIDEMYVRLLSQIGKPIDQPLVASVQVLPQCGIKLKDINGEILSIVDEKLATVTHVTEAVIRGELRTF; this is encoded by the coding sequence ATGAAGAGAAATATTCAGATTGAAGCATTGGACCAGATCCCCCTTGAAAAGCAGCGGATTGAACTTGTTGAACGCAAATGCCTTGGCCACCCGGACAGTCTTGCTGACGGGATTGCTGAATCGATCAGCCAGGCACTCTGCAAAACCTACCTTGAGGAGTTCGGGGTAGTGCTTCACCACAATACCGACCAGGGAGAAGTTGTTGCCGGAGAATCCCGCCCGAAATTCGGCGGTGGCAAGATGATTCGCCCGATTTACGTCCTGCTCGATGGGCGTGCAACCAAGCAGTTCAACGGTGTTACCATACCCGCAGATTCCGTAGCAGTTGAAGCTGCTCACGCATATCTCCACAAGATTCTTCCCGAACTCAATCTCAACCGGGATCTGATGGTTGACTGCCGTCTCGGAACTGGTTCTACCGATCTCCGGGATGTCTTCAAGCCCTCGCAGGGAAAAACCCCCCGGGCAAATGACACCTCTTTTGGTGTCGGGCATGCACCCTTCTCCGAAGTTGAGACGATCATCAAAGCTGCAGCCGAATATATCGATGTGAAACTCCGGAAGAAATATCCGGCAATCGGACAGGACATCAAGATCATGGGCCTGCGTGACGGCAACACGATCACCCTGACCATTGCCTGCGCTATTGTCGACAAATACTGCGCAAACATCAAGGAGTACAAGGAATACATGGTCATTCTCAATGAGGAGATCGTCAAGATCGCAAAGAAGACAACAAAGCGCAAAGTTGTTGTCCATGTCAACACCGCTGACGATATCAAGAAAGAGAGTGTCTTTTTGACCGTGACCGGCACCTCTGCGGAGATGGGCGATGACGGTTCGGTCGGTCGCGGCAACCGCTGCAATGGCCTGATCACTCCCAACCGCCCGATGAGCATGGAGGCAACCAGCGGCAAGAACCCGATCAACCACATCGGTAAGATCTACAACCTTCTCTCTACCCAGATTGCAACGGAATGTGTCAAAAAAGTGGACGGAATTGACGAGATGTATGTCCGGCTCCTGTCGCAGATCGGAAAACCCATCGACCAGCCGCTCGTAGCCAGCGTGCAGGTGCTGCCGCAGTGTGGCATCAAGCTCAAGGACATCAACGGCGAGATTCTCTCGATCGTGGATGAAAAACTTGCAACCGTTACCCATGTCACCGAGGCAGTCATCCGCGGTGAACTCAGGACATTCTGA
- a CDS encoding ATP phosphoribosyltransferase, whose product MTAEKTRKTTRAGKTGTSTPFSDVVRLAIPNKGRIAEPIMELVEKSGLHLAETGERRLITRTLDPHVEILFARPIDIPEYVATGAADLGITGHDMVIERESDVEELLDLQSGKGKLVLAVHEDSTITSAKQLAGKKIATEFPVITRTYFAQQKVKVNVVLVGGACEATPHLGIADAIIDLTSSGTTLKTNRLRVIDEVLQTSTFLIANKESLRTKKEKIDEIHLALESVIRARGQCYLMMNVKRSSLDAVKQVLPGLSGPTVMDVASNEGLVAVHAVVNEERVYSLINALRRAGAKDILVMAIQRMIR is encoded by the coding sequence GTGACAGCCGAAAAGACCAGGAAAACAACAAGGGCCGGGAAAACCGGTACCTCCACTCCTTTTTCTGATGTAGTGCGTCTTGCCATCCCCAACAAGGGCAGGATTGCAGAGCCGATCATGGAGCTGGTGGAAAAGAGCGGGCTCCATCTCGCAGAGACCGGGGAACGGCGCCTCATCACCCGCACCCTCGATCCCCACGTGGAGATCCTCTTTGCCCGTCCTATCGATATTCCGGAGTATGTAGCTACGGGTGCAGCAGATCTCGGCATCACCGGCCATGATATGGTTATCGAGCGGGAGTCCGATGTGGAAGAACTGCTCGATCTCCAGTCCGGGAAAGGAAAACTGGTTCTGGCTGTGCACGAGGATTCCACGATCACTTCGGCAAAACAACTAGCTGGAAAGAAGATTGCTACCGAATTTCCGGTCATCACCCGCACGTACTTCGCACAGCAGAAGGTAAAGGTCAATGTGGTGCTGGTCGGCGGTGCCTGTGAAGCAACGCCGCACCTCGGGATTGCGGATGCGATCATCGACCTGACGAGTTCGGGTACCACGCTTAAGACCAACCGGCTCCGGGTCATCGACGAAGTACTCCAGACGTCAACGTTCCTGATCGCAAACAAGGAATCGCTCCGGACCAAGAAAGAGAAGATCGATGAGATCCACCTTGCCCTGGAAAGCGTGATCCGGGCACGCGGCCAATGCTACCTGATGATGAACGTGAAACGTTCCTCTCTGGATGCAGTAAAACAGGTGCTGCCCGGTCTTTCAGGGCCAACCGTCATGGATGTGGCATCGAATGAAGGTCTTGTCGCGGTGCATGCCGTGGTGAACGAGGAGCGGGTCTATTCCCTCATCAATGCGCTGCGGCGGGCCGGTGCAAAAGATATCCTCGTGATGGCAATCCAACGGATGATCCGCTGA